GCTCACCCATGAGGCAATGGAGAAACCGATCGTTCTTGTCGGACTCCACAGAGATTTCGGAACCTGACTGAAGCTCCAGAATTTTCGCATCGATTTTCCGGAGCCAAACGTCCTGCGTGAGCATTTGCACGCGAACGCCCGGCATGATCTCCACAGACTCGATTTTGTCACGCGGACAGAAGATGGCTTCTCCATAGAGAACTTCATCCAGAAACGCGCCTGCTTTCATCCCGAATGCTTCTGCAATTTTGACCAGAGTGCCGAGCGTGGGAGACGATTTCCCCAATTCCATCGAGCTGAGATTTGACGGAGCAATACCTGTCGCTCGTGATAAATCGTTCAACGAAAGCTTCTTCCGTTGGCGGAAAGCTCTGATTTTTGCGCCCACGTCTTTGTCGGCGGATCCCATAGGAATACTCTTGTCATACCGGTTATGGACAAGCAGAATATCAGCGATTTCGAGTAACTTCATCTTTTTTGTACTATGATTTTCATTCGTTCTTCAAAGCCTATGCATTCGGATCGTTCGGTCGCTTTTTCACCTTAGGGCACGTCGCTTCGAAATCTCTGTGATATAGTTGTTCAAGAATTGATTCATTCAATTGTCGAAAGCAGACTTGGGAAGATCAGTGCAGTTAACGGACATACAGGTGAGCAGTGGCGGGATTCGGAATCTTTTCTCCACGTTAATAAACGTGGGACCTCTCGAAAAGACAGCTATTGCGCTATTTATCGCGACCTCGTTTCAAGCCGCATTTCTTACGCCCTATGTCATTGTCGTGCATGGAGAGCGGGCAAACCTCTTCACCGGATTACTCTGCGCGATCAGCCTGATTGCCGCGCTCATTGCTAGAGACAAGAATGGCAAGTTCTTCACGAATGCCGAGATTGCCGTTGCAGCGATACTGACAATTCTCGCTGCGGTGAGCGGATTGCTGAGCATCACTCCGCAAGCGTCGTTGTTTCGCGGATTTGTGGTCGTCTCATCAGGACTAGGGGGATTCGTGTGTGCACGGATACTTCTGAGAACCACCGACAGAAAATTCCTGTTCGCGTGGTTTTGCACAATCCTCGTGTGTGGGATCTTGCTCGTGAGTCTCATCGGACGCGTTTTTCTCGCTGACAACGTTTTTCAATTGCTCGACGCAAATCCCCATCCGCTCGCAAATCGGTTGTTCATTTTGTTCTTCGGACCTCTAGCGTTGCTGTTGGCAGGTCAGCCCGGTTCGGTTGCGATATTTCTCACTCTCTTGCTTGGCGCATACGTGTTCTTCTATTTAAGCCATTTAAGGTCCGGTTATGTCATTCCTATTCTGCTGGCAACGGGAGCATTCGTCTTCGGAAAGATGAAGCTGCGACATTTTGTCTGGCTGCTCGTCCCCTTGATCGTTGTGGGCATATTCTTTGTGAGGGGCCTGGACAAGGCAAAATTCGATCCGAAAGACGAACCGACATACTATCGCGCTGAAAACTACCCATTCTCATGGCATATTGCCTCTCAGCACCCCTGGTTCGGCATCGGTTTGCGAGCTCCGCGTGATGCGTATCTTGAAAATTACTCTCTGAAATATCCGTATGTCGATAAGGAACGGTTTTCCGACTCGGTCCGGCGAGTTGTCAATTCCGAGAACATTTTTCTAACGTTCATGGCTGAGCTGGGTTTCCCTTTCGTTGTTCTTTACTGTCTCGGTATCGGCTACTTACTGCTGCAGCTCGTGAAACAGGCCCGACTCCCCGTTCCCGCAGGTTCTCTCAATCCTTTGGCGCTGCTCCTGCCAATCGGAGCCGGTCTATTGCATTTTCTCGTGCTTGACGGTCTGCTTCATCCTCAGATAAGCTGGTTCTTTCATGTGCTCCTTGGGATGATTCCCACTGAGAAAATATCGAGGTCCAAATAATGACTCTGAACGTGAATAC
The sequence above is a segment of the Desulfomonile tiedjei DSM 6799 genome. Coding sequences within it:
- a CDS encoding XRE family transcriptional regulator, yielding MGSADKDVGAKIRAFRQRKKLSLNDLSRATGIAPSNLSSMELGKSSPTLGTLVKIAEAFGMKAGAFLDEVLYGEAIFCPRDKIESVEIMPGVRVQMLTQDVWLRKIDAKILELQSGSEISVESDKNDRFLHCLMGELEAGTGKNTYFLKQGDSLYLSPEAAAHLANRSSQTASLLIVYVKD
- a CDS encoding O-antigen ligase family protein — its product is MQLTDIQVSSGGIRNLFSTLINVGPLEKTAIALFIATSFQAAFLTPYVIVVHGERANLFTGLLCAISLIAALIARDKNGKFFTNAEIAVAAILTILAAVSGLLSITPQASLFRGFVVVSSGLGGFVCARILLRTTDRKFLFAWFCTILVCGILLVSLIGRVFLADNVFQLLDANPHPLANRLFILFFGPLALLLAGQPGSVAIFLTLLLGAYVFFYLSHLRSGYVIPILLATGAFVFGKMKLRHFVWLLVPLIVVGIFFVRGLDKAKFDPKDEPTYYRAENYPFSWHIASQHPWFGIGLRAPRDAYLENYSLKYPYVDKERFSDSVRRVVNSENIFLTFMAELGFPFVVLYCLGIGYLLLQLVKQARLPVPAGSLNPLALLLPIGAGLLHFLVLDGLLHPQISWFFHVLLGMIPTEKISRSK